The stretch of DNA CTCCAAGTAGACgggacaccagcagcaggggccTTCAAACGTCGCAAAGGTAAGCCCAATGCCGGTCCAGCGCCTGCGACTGCCTCATCTAGTGTGGTGTGGTTTGGTCGGTCTAGAAAAAGTCGAATTTTTCATTGGGGTGGATCCCGCTCCGCTCCGACTGCAGTCGGAAAAAGTAAAACCATTTCCAAAACCCATTTGCGTATAGTTCAGTTTTTTCGGCTTAGCGGCGTTTTTATCGCTTATGTTTGGTCTATTCATAAccttaaaatgtaaaaaaaaaattgtttttgtaaatttgtttaagcATTGGTCTTCATTTATCGCCTTCTTTGTTCTGCCTACACACGCGGTTCGCTGGCAAAGAGaataagagagaaagagcacaAGAGAGTGGCGCGCTCGTAACAGTATGCGTGCGTGCGGTCTAGTgtatgcaagtgtgtgtgtgtgtatttggcGGCCTGAACTGTTTTGTGCATTATTTGATTTGGTTCCGCGACGTGTTATCTTCAGTTAAGACTTGCACATGGGGAAGTGTGGGGATCCCACAAATTTTCAGTATCAGTGACTTAACACCCCGGTCATTATCGCCCATTAAAGGATAGATTTAGGACAAAGTCTGGTGCATTTTCGGGAGTCTTCCGTGAGTTCAATGAATTCGCGACGACACTCTCACACATGGCCACCCTTTCAcgcctgtgtgtgtccgtTTCCAGATAGTCATCCAAAGCGGCGGCACAACCTTGAAGAGCAAACATAACCTAAAAGCCTCTGCTTGGCTCACGCTCCCCGCCGCGACACTCGTTGGTGCTGTATGTATGAGGTCATTTACTCGGAaagtacacacatacacagacaaaCTCATAGCGGGGAGTGGAGTCCTTTGTGTGGGCTTAGATCGTACGAGTCGGAAGCACGTGTCAAGCCAAATATCCTTCTgaagcacacacatgcacaagAAATgcaaccacacacaccacaccgtGGATTGCGGTGACAGCTGCACTCTGGCTTGCTTGCACGAAGTTTCCCATTTTCTGCtgtgggtgtctgtgtgtgtgtgtgtgttgtgccaTAAAAGTGGGTCACACTGCACCTCGCTGCGTCGGTTTTATGTGCGCTGCGGCAAAATCAGTTCCATAGGTGACCCTTTGTGTCACAGTAACTTCTAGCAGTTTCGCATTAACAGTCCTCACTGTACACTGATTCATTTACATTgtgcatgtttgtgtgtgtgtgttgtgtatgcttttgcttttaatgtAAGCTGATACGAACACGCCCACAACGTTTACCGTTAAGGCAGCTGTTGCGGCGACCTGTCAAACCCGCCGTCCCGTCCTTTGCCCCAAAACAGAGTAGCCCTCGCCTCTGCtctaagttttttttttccaaaggAGAGCCATTCGAGAAATCCACACCGACCCGACCCAGTTATTTGTCAAGTAttttcttaaattatttttataaaatttgtatattttggcATCGTTGCAGAGAAAATTATTGAAAACTGCTGAGACTCCGTAGTGCATTACGAGTAGCAGCCAGAACCGAAAGAAACTGTCGATAGCTTGAGAGGACCCTAGCAATGGTCATGGATGCGACCCAATCGCAGCAGCCTTCGCCCCAGTCGGTGGGACGCGAGTTCGTGCGTCAGTACTACACGCTGCTGAACAAGGCACCCAACCACTTGCACCGCTTCTACAACAACCAATCGTCGTACATCCACGGCGACTCGAAGCTGGTGATTGGCCAACGCGACATCCACAATCGCATTCAGCAGCTGAACTTCAATGACTGCCACGCCAAGATCAGCCAGGTGGACGCGCAGGCAACGCTGGGCAACGGCGTCGTGGTCCAGGTGACTGGAGAGCTCTCGAACGACGGCCAGCCAATGCGCCGCTTCACCCAAACCTTCGTGCTGGCCGCTCAGTCGCCTAAGAAGTACTATGTACATAACGACATCTTCCGCTACCAGGATCTGTACATCGAGGACGAGCAGGATGGCGAGTCGCGTTCGGAGAACGACGAAGAGCACGacgtgcaggtgcaggtgggCACCGTTGTAGATCAGTCCGTACAGGTCGTAGGAGACGTGGCCCAGCCGGCACCGCAACAGCTTCCTGCCCAGGCTCAGGTGGTggtggcccagcagcagcaggtcgcTACCGGAGCTGCCGGTGGTGCTGCGCCGCAGCAAATCATCTACCTACCGGCTGGTGCCGCCGTTGGACGCCCTCATGCTGTCCTGCCACCTGCTCCACAGGCGGCCGCCGTTCCTCTGCCGGCGCAATTTGCAGCCCAGCAACAGCCTGTTCAGAACGGAGTTGTGTCgcacgaggagctgcagcaacaacaggtgCCACCCCAGGCCTTAGTGGCGCCCAGTGTCTCGCcgctggtgcagcagcagccgaatgTGGCAGCAGTCTTGCCTTCGACAGTGGGCATCGTGCCAGTGCAGTCCACGAGCTTCCAGCAGTCGCCACTGGTGGCTCCTCAGctcattcagcagcagcaggcggctcagctgccgccacagcagtccattcagcagcagcctctgcaGTCGCTGGTGGAGCCCGAAGAGCCCGTTAACACGCCCATTGTCAGCCAGAGCATTAACGAGATTCCAGCtcgtcagcagcagaagcctcCCACACCCGTCGAGGACTTCAAGACGAttcacgagcagcagcagcaggagaagtaCGAggcggccaagcagcagcagaacgagcCCAAGACGTACGCCAACCTGTTCAAGTCCAGCTCCTCTTCGCCCAGCGGCTTCGTCAACGCtgtgctgcagcaacagcagcagctccagcagcagcaacagcagcagcagtcgatcAGCAACACATACACGTCCTCGTCCGCAGGTGTCGGCAGTGGAAACGGTCAAGTGAGCTACTCGACCACAGCTTCCTCGTATAACAACACCAATGGAAACTCGCGTCTGGACAATGGCGGACCACTGCCACAACGTAATAACTCGATCAggaacaacaataacaacaacaacaagggtGGTGGTGAGTTGTATCCACTCTTTTTTCGAGAGGGTATTTAACGTTTTCGTTTCCTTTGCACAGACTTTGAGCAGCGTCGTCCGAGCAATGCTCAGCAGTTCGGTGACAACCAGCAGCTGTTCTTGGGCAACATACCGCATCAcgccagcgaggaggagctgcgcgaaCTCTTCTCGCGCTTCGGTAATGTGCTGGAGCTGCGTGTTCTGTCCAAGGCTGGCAACAAGGTGCCACCGGGCATGCGCAGTCCGCTGAACTACGGTTTTCTCACCTATGACGATCCCGAGGCAGTCCAAAAGTGTCTGTCCAACTGCGTGAGTAACCTTCAAGTAGCCCAAAGTGCATTAGTTTTATATGTTGAATCTCTTTGCAGCCCTTGTACTTCCCTGAAAATTCACCTGATGGCCAAAAGCTCAACGTGGAGGAGAAGAAACCGCGTCTGCGTAATGATATGGGACCCCGTCAACCCATCGGCGGCAATAGCCTCAACAGCAACATGGGCGGACGTCTGGGTGGTAATAATGGACCACAATCGCGACCAATGGGCAATAACAACAATGGCACTGGTGGCATGATGCGCAACAatgccggcggcggcggcggcggtggcaacaaCTTGCGCACTGGCGGTGGTAATGGAGCTCCGCGTCTGGGTGGTGGAGGCTTTGGTCCACGCAACGATAACCGCAGCGGCGGTGGTAGCAATCAGTCCAACGGACCGCTGCGCGGTGCCGGCAATGGACAGAccagtggtggtggcggcggcgctgGCGGCAACTACGGACGTCGTTAAGGCAGTGCCCAAACTGGCGCAGACTGCagaaaaacaccaacaaacaacaaccacaagaaCCCAACGTTTAGAACATCGACTACTTCCACAAAGCAATCAAATGAAACATTCAGCGTCgcataaatacacacaaaacacacaaaaaaccaaaccaaacacacgcaggcatacacacacaacacacaacacaacacacagagacggcCTGTAGTCGGAGCAAGAGAAAAGAGAGTTTAAAAATCTAAGAGAAGGGCAACAACAGCTTGCTTGAGGCGTATGCGTTTAGctgcacaaaaatgaaatgacacAAGCTTTGGGGCCTTAGTCCTTAGCCTTAGTTCAATTGGGTCTGAGCCCGCTTATCAGCCAGTTcgtgccaaaaacaaaaacaaaacaaaatttatgtgcaaatcTTTGTTGTGaatcgaaacaaaaaagaagaaaaagaaaggcCCCCCGGCTTTGCAGGCCAACCATCTTTTCACCGTACTCTCAACGTGTATTATGTTTAAGTCTCAGTCATCAGCCCACCCCCACAATCATACACACACCAAACActcacaacacacacacacacacacactcatattAGCATAAATGTAATTCTTAATTTGAGCTCTCGTTCGTTCGGCTATCATCTTCGAAAATGTAACCCAAATCAACccaaatttgcatgcaaattgtcgGCAAATTGC from Drosophila subobscura isolate 14011-0131.10 chromosome O, UCBerk_Dsub_1.0, whole genome shotgun sequence encodes:
- the LOC117899685 gene encoding ras GTPase-activating protein-binding protein 1, encoding MVMDATQSQQPSPQSVGREFVRQYYTLLNKAPNHLHRFYNNQSSYIHGDSKLVIGQRDIHNRIQQLNFNDCHAKISQVDAQATLGNGVVVQVTGELSNDGQPMRRFTQTFVLAAQSPKKYYVHNDIFRYQDLYIEDEQDGESRSENDEEHDVQVQVGTVVDQSVQVVGDVAQPAPQQLPAQAQVVVAQQQQVATGAAGGAAPQQIIYLPAGAAVGRPHAVLPPAPQAAAVPLPAQFAAQQQPVQNGVVSHEELQQQQVPPQALVAPSVSPLVQQQPNVAAVLPSTVGIVPVQSTSFQQSPLVAPQLIQQQQAAQLPPQQSIQQQPLQSLVEPEEPVNTPIVSQSINEIPARQQQKPPTPVEDFKTIHEQQQQEKYEAAKQQQNEPKTYANLFKSSSSSPSGFVNAVLQQQQQLQQQQQQQQSISNTYTSSSAGVGSGNGQVSYSTTASSYNNTNGNSRLDNGGPLPQRNNSIRNNNNNNNKGGDFEQRRPSNAQQFGDNQQLFLGNIPHHASEEELRELFSRFGNVLELRVLSKAGNKVPPGMRSPLNYGFLTYDDPEAVQKCLSNCPLYFPENSPDGQKLNVEEKKPRLRNDMGPRQPIGGNSLNSNMGGRLGGNNGPQSRPMGNNNNGTGGMMRNNAGGGGGGGNNLRTGGGNGAPRLGGGGFGPRNDNRSGGGSNQSNGPLRGAGNGQTSGGGGGAGGNYGRR